Proteins from one Shewanella pealeana ATCC 700345 genomic window:
- a CDS encoding DUF3565 domain-containing protein — MLQPIVSYHQDDENHWVANLSCGHTQHVRHRPPWERRDWVIHREGRNAMLGYKLNCKLCELDSGME; from the coding sequence ATGCTGCAGCCTATCGTGAGCTATCATCAAGATGATGAAAATCATTGGGTTGCCAATTTGTCTTGCGGTCATACTCAGCACGTACGCCATCGTCCTCCTTGGGAACGACGAGATTGGGTAATTCATCGAGAAGGCAGAAATGCCATGCTTGGTTACAAGCTGAATTGTAAGCTGTGTGAATTAGACTCGGGAATGGAATAA
- a CDS encoding YheV family putative zinc ribbon protein has protein sequence MTTTTKKVKKRFVAGAKCPKCQAKESIVLFKENGIETVECVDCDYREQQTEEKVVKKASGAVIGVFNPD, from the coding sequence ATGACTACAACAACTAAAAAAGTGAAAAAACGTTTCGTGGCTGGCGCTAAGTGCCCTAAGTGTCAGGCCAAAGAGTCTATCGTGCTATTTAAAGAAAACGGCATCGAGACTGTTGAGTGTGTCGACTGTGATTATCGTGAGCAACAGACAGAAGAGAAAGTTGTGAAAAAGGCCAGTGGTGCAGTGATTGGTGTGTTTAATCCGGATTAG
- a CDS encoding DEAD/DEAH box helicase has protein sequence MSFASLGLSAQILKAVANKGYDTPSPIQAQAIPAVLEGKDVMAAAQTGTGKTAGFTLPLLELLSKGTKAPAKQVRALVLTPTRELAAQVGESVETYGKNLPLKSAVVFGGVGIGPQITKLNRGVDILVATPGRLLDLYNQRALSFSQLEVLVLDEADRMLDMGFIHDIKKILAILPAKRQNLMFSATFSDDIRQLAKGLVNNPVEISVTPRNATANTVQQWVCPVDQSQKTAVLVKLIKQNDWQQVLVFSRTKHGANRLAKNLEAKDITAAAIHGNKSQGARTKALADFKSGAVRVLVATDIAARGLDIDQLPQVVNFDLPNVPEDYVHRIGRTGRAGASGHAVSLVSNEETKLLRDIELLIKQNLERRVVEGLEPTHNLPETDLTGKSHGQNRGPRNSGNQSRGNGRSRSPNSGGAGNKPPQRRQSNGQNNAQNSNDGAKTEHRDGQRSGEMARGHQPSPNSQPSKPRRQRRPNTANGNSNGGPERSQSKPSGQRRSNANRSANKPSQNS, from the coding sequence ATGAGTTTTGCCTCACTGGGCCTATCAGCCCAAATTTTGAAAGCCGTTGCCAATAAAGGTTATGACACTCCTTCACCAATTCAGGCGCAAGCAATTCCAGCCGTACTTGAAGGTAAAGACGTGATGGCCGCTGCGCAGACAGGTACAGGCAAAACAGCAGGCTTTACCCTGCCATTACTAGAGTTACTTTCAAAAGGCACTAAGGCTCCAGCTAAACAAGTGCGTGCATTAGTATTAACCCCAACACGTGAGCTTGCGGCTCAGGTTGGCGAAAGCGTTGAAACCTATGGTAAAAATTTACCGCTAAAATCAGCCGTAGTATTTGGTGGTGTCGGTATTGGCCCACAAATCACTAAGCTTAACCGCGGTGTCGATATTCTTGTAGCGACCCCAGGTCGTTTACTCGACTTATATAATCAACGTGCCTTGAGCTTTAGTCAGCTTGAAGTACTGGTGCTTGATGAAGCCGATCGCATGTTAGACATGGGCTTTATTCACGACATTAAGAAGATCCTTGCGATTCTGCCTGCTAAGCGCCAGAACTTAATGTTCTCAGCAACCTTCTCAGATGATATTCGTCAACTAGCCAAAGGCTTAGTTAACAATCCAGTTGAGATCTCAGTTACCCCACGTAACGCAACAGCCAACACAGTGCAGCAGTGGGTTTGCCCTGTCGATCAAAGTCAAAAAACTGCAGTTTTAGTCAAACTAATTAAACAGAATGATTGGCAACAAGTATTGGTATTTAGCCGTACGAAGCACGGCGCTAACCGCCTAGCAAAAAACCTTGAGGCCAAAGACATTACCGCAGCGGCGATTCACGGGAACAAGAGTCAAGGTGCTAGAACCAAAGCCTTAGCAGACTTTAAGAGTGGTGCTGTTCGAGTGCTGGTAGCAACCGATATTGCAGCTCGTGGTCTTGATATTGACCAACTACCACAAGTAGTTAACTTTGACTTGCCAAACGTACCAGAAGATTACGTGCATCGTATTGGCCGTACAGGCCGTGCAGGCGCATCTGGCCATGCCGTATCGTTAGTGAGCAACGAAGAGACTAAACTACTACGTGACATTGAACTACTGATCAAGCAGAACTTAGAGCGTCGTGTAGTTGAAGGTTTAGAGCCGACTCACAACTTACCTGAAACTGATTTGACCGGTAAGTCTCATGGCCAGAATAGAGGTCCACGTAACAGTGGTAATCAAAGTCGCGGTAACGGACGTTCACGTAGCCCTAACTCTGGTGGAGCTGGTAACAAACCTCCTCAACGTCGCCAAAGCAATGGTCAGAATAATGCCCAAAACAGCAACGACGGTGCTAAAACTGAACATAGAGACGGCCAACGTAGTGGTGAAATGGCTCGCGGCCACCAGCCTAGTCCTAATTCACAACCAAGTAAGCCTAGACGCCAACGCAGACCAAATACGGCTAATGGCAACTCAAATGGCGGCCCAGAGCGCAGTCAAAGCAAGCCATCTGGTCAACGTCGTTCTAACGCTAACAGAAGTGCAAATAAGCCAAGCCAGAATAGCTAA
- a CDS encoding DUF3313 domain-containing protein produces MTATRIFILTMTLLLTGCGVVQDYRNSQMFSSFEDFRPGPEGGSDLIWAQPGIKSLEDLNHILGQYDNVIVDQAWLVLDDKTRYDNLDEQDIIEVSRYLVSKIKDKASKRFNVIDQDTLNSDSAKTLRVSVALTNIETPNPILAVTSSLLPVGLGISSISKVVTGEHTNVGSATIELMISDAKTGQPIVAVIDRKAGSKDFSTMIDSTDDAKDAVDWWVERLGSTLRGEAL; encoded by the coding sequence ATGACTGCCACACGTATATTTATTCTGACTATGACCCTACTATTAACTGGCTGTGGAGTCGTTCAGGATTATAGAAACTCACAGATGTTTAGCTCGTTCGAAGATTTTCGTCCAGGTCCTGAAGGTGGCAGCGATTTGATTTGGGCGCAGCCGGGGATTAAGAGTCTAGAAGATCTTAATCACATCCTCGGTCAATACGACAATGTTATCGTCGATCAGGCTTGGTTGGTATTAGATGACAAGACCCGATATGACAACTTAGACGAGCAAGATATTATTGAAGTGTCGCGGTACTTGGTGAGTAAGATTAAAGACAAAGCCAGTAAGCGCTTTAACGTCATTGATCAAGACACGCTCAACAGCGATAGCGCTAAAACCTTAAGAGTCAGTGTTGCCCTAACCAATATTGAAACCCCTAATCCGATTTTAGCCGTTACCAGCAGCCTTCTGCCTGTAGGACTTGGGATCTCGAGTATCTCAAAGGTTGTGACGGGTGAGCATACTAATGTGGGCAGCGCAACGATAGAACTTATGATTAGCGATGCAAAAACGGGTCAACCTATCGTTGCTGTTATCGACCGAAAAGCGGGCAGTAAAGACTTTAGCACCATGATAGATTCTACTGATGATGCAAAAGATGCCGTCGATTGGTGGGTTGAGCGTTTAGGCTCAACTTTGCGTGGAGAGGCACTCTAG
- the dbpA gene encoding ATP-dependent RNA helicase DbpA: MTQTVPNTEGQAPFSSLKLKTELLDNLKTMGYDSMTPIQAQSLPAILNGEDVIGQGKTGSGKTAAFGLGLLHKLDVKRFRIQCLVLCPTRELADQVAKEIRTLARGIHNIKVLTLCGGVPMGPQIGSLEHGAHIIVGTPGRIIDHLDRGRLDLENVHTLVLDEADRMLEMGFQVELEGIMDRMPIERQTLLFSATFPEQIQSIADKIMFKPVLVKVASTHATSTIEQHFYEVGNNNDRMRALKLLLLQYRPESAVVFCNTKRETKDVAAQLKNDGFSVVALHGDLEQRDRDQTLLQFANKSVSIMVATDVAARGLDIDALDAVINYHVAYDTEVHIHRIGRTGRAGSKGSAHTFYNDEDGYKIALLEDYLERDIVNEALPSEHLLDTFPVQPVMITLQIDGGKKQKLRPGDILGALTGENGIEGSEVGKIKITDMRAYVAVNRKVAKKALQKITNGKLKGRSYRAWEMR; this comes from the coding sequence TTGACTCAAACAGTCCCGAATACCGAAGGCCAAGCGCCATTCTCAAGCCTTAAGCTGAAGACTGAGCTGCTAGATAACCTGAAAACAATGGGTTATGACTCTATGACCCCGATTCAAGCGCAAAGCTTACCTGCAATCCTTAATGGCGAAGATGTTATTGGCCAAGGTAAGACTGGCTCAGGTAAAACTGCTGCGTTCGGTTTGGGCTTATTGCACAAGTTAGACGTTAAACGTTTTCGTATTCAGTGTTTGGTTTTATGCCCAACACGCGAACTTGCCGACCAAGTGGCAAAAGAGATCCGTACACTAGCGCGCGGTATTCACAACATTAAAGTGTTGACCCTTTGTGGCGGTGTGCCAATGGGGCCGCAAATTGGCTCACTAGAGCATGGCGCACATATCATAGTTGGTACGCCGGGCCGTATTATCGATCACTTAGATCGCGGTCGTTTAGATCTAGAAAATGTGCATACCTTAGTACTTGATGAAGCCGACCGTATGCTAGAGATGGGTTTTCAAGTAGAACTCGAAGGTATCATGGATCGCATGCCAATAGAGCGCCAGACGCTGCTATTTAGTGCTACTTTCCCTGAGCAGATCCAGTCGATTGCCGATAAGATCATGTTCAAGCCTGTGCTGGTTAAAGTGGCTTCGACTCATGCTACAAGTACCATTGAACAACACTTCTATGAAGTGGGTAATAATAACGATCGCATGCGTGCGCTTAAGTTATTGCTGCTGCAATACCGCCCTGAGAGCGCAGTGGTATTTTGTAATACCAAGCGTGAAACCAAAGACGTTGCGGCGCAGCTGAAGAATGACGGTTTTAGCGTTGTAGCGCTACATGGCGATCTTGAGCAGCGCGATCGCGATCAAACACTACTTCAGTTTGCCAATAAGAGTGTGTCTATCATGGTGGCGACAGACGTTGCTGCTCGTGGTCTTGATATCGACGCATTAGACGCGGTAATTAACTATCACGTAGCTTATGACACCGAAGTTCACATTCACCGTATTGGCCGTACTGGTCGTGCGGGTAGCAAAGGTTCGGCGCACACTTTCTACAATGACGAAGACGGCTACAAGATTGCACTACTCGAAGATTACTTAGAGCGTGATATCGTTAATGAAGCCCTACCTTCAGAGCACTTGTTAGATACCTTCCCGGTACAACCTGTGATGATCACCTTGCAAATTGATGGTGGTAAAAAGCAGAAGTTACGTCCTGGTGATATCTTAGGTGCGCTAACGGGCGAGAACGGTATTGAAGGTAGCGAAGTCGGTAAGATTAAAATCACCGATATGCGCGCTTATGTGGCGGTTAACCGCAAAGTGGCTAAAAAGGCACTGCAAAAAATTACTAACGGCAAGCTAAAAGGCCGTTCATATCGTGCATGGGAAATGCGTTAA
- a CDS encoding DUF3622 domain-containing protein — MTQTKKYDFRVVADGATWTGQITRRQTARKIVVSKSKKGFATEAEAQAWGETELKSFLENLIKRNERKAKARGERNEAAEAKELAADAWRNARPSKESGFDEDNLDYESDSEG; from the coding sequence ATGACACAAACTAAGAAGTATGATTTTCGCGTAGTCGCTGATGGCGCAACTTGGACCGGTCAGATCACTCGTCGTCAAACGGCAAGAAAGATCGTTGTATCTAAGAGCAAGAAAGGTTTTGCCACTGAAGCAGAAGCGCAAGCTTGGGGCGAGACTGAGCTTAAGTCATTCTTAGAGAACTTGATTAAGCGTAACGAACGCAAGGCTAAGGCTCGTGGAGAGCGTAACGAAGCGGCTGAAGCTAAAGAGTTAGCTGCTGATGCATGGCGCAATGCGCGTCCAAGCAAAGAGTCTGGATTCGATGAAGATAACCTAGATTATGAGTCTGACTCAGAAGGTTAA